In Nitrosococcus halophilus Nc 4, the genomic stretch ATGTAAATCTCCTCGAAGTTTTTCCAAAAATTACCCGCTCCGGTAGTGCTGGGGTGGGTAATCCTCTGCCTTTAAGGTCAGGGGATTTTTGTGGCCGCGATGGCTGCAAGTAGTAAGGAAAGGGTTGCGAACCCGGCCCCTGCCAGGAAGGTGGCCATAGGCCCATATCCCTCCCAAAGTAGACCTGCGATAAAACTGGCGGAAAGTGCCCCCACGCCTGTAATCAGATGAAAAACCCCAAATGCCGTCCCCCGGAGTTTGGGAGAGGTGACATCTGCCACCAGGGCGGAAAGCAGACCTTGGGTTAAACCCATATGGAGGCCCCATAACACCACCCCCGCCATGACATCCCAGATGTCTGTGGCTAGGGCTAGCACGATATCCGCGGCGATGAGGATGATAAAACCGGTGGCAAGAATGATCCATCGGTTCATCAAATCCGACAGTTTGCCGGCGGGATAGGCGGAAAGGGCATAGGCTATATTCATCACCACCATGACCAAAGGTATTAGGGCGTGGGCAAGTCCCATATTTTCAGCACGAAGTACTAAGAAAGCTTCGCTGAAGCGGGCAAGGGAGAGCCCTGCGGCAACTCCCAATAGCCACCCGTAGGGGGTGCCCATTTGACGTATCTCTGCGGCGCGGATGGGTGCTTTAGTGGGAGAGCTAGGGCGGAAAGTCGTGGGTTCTTTAACGCCGAGGATTAAAATCACAACAGCGATGAATCCCGGTATCACCGCCACCCAAAACACCATCCGAATGTCGCCTGCTAAGAGCGCCATGAGCGTCATTGCTAGGAGGGGACCGGTAAATGCCCCCACCGTATCGAGAGATTGTCGTAATCCGTAGCTGGCTCCCCGGAGGGATAGAGGTGCGATTTCTCCTATCAAGGCGTCCCGGGGGGCTCCTCGAATGCCTTTCCCTATTCGGTCAATAAAGCGGGCGGTAAATACCCAGCCTACGGACCCGGCAAGCGGGAACAAGGGTTTGGAAAAGGCGGCTAGGCTATAGCCCATGACGGTTAGCAGTTTCCGCTTGCCCAGATAATCGCTTAGGGCTCCTGAGAATACTTTGGTGATGGAGGCTGTTGCTTCAGCGATACCTTCGATGACACCCACTGACACTGCGCTTGCCCCCAGCACTGAAACCAAAAAAACGGGCAGCAGGCTGTGAATAAGCTCCGAGGAGGTGTCCATAAACAGGCTGACCAGGCCCAGTGTCCAAATACTTCTGGGAATGGCTGCTAGGCCAGAAGGAGGGGGAAACCCTGTTGGAGATGGTTTATTTGCCACTGCTCCGGATTAGATCTCTTGGATTGAAGGTGAGAAGTTCTAAACCCAGAGGGCTATTAAAGAACTATACAATAGTGAAAACATAGTTGCGTCATTAAGGCGTTAATAGGTTAATAATGGAGGAAGCTCCTTGGGAAAGTTATGCCTATCTCCCCAATGGGGAACCCGCATTTTGGCAAGCGGAGCTTGGTGATGAGCGATAAAAATCACAAAGGGCAACATCTTCGTATCACGGTGCCGCAAATTTTCATGGTAGTCGGGATTACTGCTGGTGTTGCCGTCACGCTACTCTTTTTGTGGTATGCGATACCCGTCTTGTTACTTGTTTTTGCGGGTATCTTATTGGCGATTTTGTTACATGGTTTGAGTGATTGGATCGCCCGACGTACTTTTCTTTCCTATGGCTGGTCATTGACCTTCGTCGTGCTTGATTTGATGACTCTTTTTGCTGTGGGTCTATCGTTAGTCGCTCCTGATGTTGCTGATCAAGCCTATCATCTGTCACAACAACTGCCCGAAGCATTAAAGCGTCTTGAGCAATATTTTGCCCAGTATACCTGGGGCCAAGAACTCCTTGCACTGATAGACAAGGATTTAATGCCTAGCAGAGAATTTATGTTGACTCAGGCGAGCAATATTTTTTCCTCTACATTAAATGTCCTGACCAGTTTTATTATCATTTTGTTTATTGGCCTTTATGGCGCCGCGCAGCCACGCTTGTATGTGGAGGGCATTACCCAACTTGTTCCTATTCGTAGGCGGCAACGAGTTCGGACGGTTCTGCATCAAGTGGGGCAGACCCTCCTGTGGTGGCTTTTTGGAAGAATGATTTCAATGACTATTGTGGGAATGTTGACCGTGCCCGGGTTGTGGTTGCTTGGTATTCCCCATATTTTGACGCTTGGCCTACTTGCGGGTCTTTTGACTTTTATTCCTTATATTGGTCCTGTGCTCTCGGTTGTGCCTGCTGCGCTTCTTGCCCTGTTACAGAGTCCAATACAGGTGGTTAATGTTTTATTGCTTTATCTTTTTCTACAATCCTTCGAGGGTTACCTACTCACTCCACTGGTACAAAAGCGCACGGTGGCAATGCCGCCAGTACTTA encodes the following:
- a CDS encoding MFS transporter → MANKPSPTGFPPPSGLAAIPRSIWTLGLVSLFMDTSSELIHSLLPVFLVSVLGASAVSVGVIEGIAEATASITKVFSGALSDYLGKRKLLTVMGYSLAAFSKPLFPLAGSVGWVFTARFIDRIGKGIRGAPRDALIGEIAPLSLRGASYGLRQSLDTVGAFTGPLLAMTLMALLAGDIRMVFWVAVIPGFIAVVILILGVKEPTTFRPSSPTKAPIRAAEIRQMGTPYGWLLGVAAGLSLARFSEAFLVLRAENMGLAHALIPLVMVVMNIAYALSAYPAGKLSDLMNRWIILATGFIILIAADIVLALATDIWDVMAGVVLWGLHMGLTQGLLSALVADVTSPKLRGTAFGVFHLITGVGALSASFIAGLLWEGYGPMATFLAGAGFATLSLLLAAIAATKIP
- a CDS encoding AI-2E family transporter, with protein sequence MSDKNHKGQHLRITVPQIFMVVGITAGVAVTLLFLWYAIPVLLLVFAGILLAILLHGLSDWIARRTFLSYGWSLTFVVLDLMTLFAVGLSLVAPDVADQAYHLSQQLPEALKRLEQYFAQYTWGQELLALIDKDLMPSREFMLTQASNIFSSTLNVLTSFIIILFIGLYGAAQPRLYVEGITQLVPIRRRQRVRTVLHQVGQTLLWWLFGRMISMTIVGMLTVPGLWLLGIPHILTLGLLAGLLTFIPYIGPVLSVVPAALLALLQSPIQVVNVLLLYLFLQSFEGYLLTPLVQKRTVAMPPVLTISVQVLFGTLLGFFGLMLATPLVAALMVLVRMLYVEDILGNSSKEKL